The following are from one region of the bacterium genome:
- a CDS encoding ATP-binding protein, with the protein MEQENLIQVGRVVATEAKPSTAYSFSFWAAEGDCKVGIGTLVMVKKGDLEVYGVVVEGFGFTDLNSAMNDYIGSEGDPGSEAPTLRHEVRCYTAAVLRVEPEEPLQPVPVAPVYLADDLVVRNALRMDGFWEKSGIPIGLYQNGDLLSPVYLDSEFLLGPEAAHLNITGVSGLATKTSSIEFILLSIFEHFKDHDDDGIAVVCFNVKGPDMLFLDFPGKVDKSSQYHELYKQHGIDTIDDRDAEMYKLLGMPCEPFKKVKYFAPFKSDRVNLNTLRTNADLVGDVTPLSWGLTDILEFTEVVLNRDDVDAKADALISYIKDRVVNQTIEVNGQQITVRNFQDMNHWFDMVLKEMEQSNRSEWKTHHYATIRKVYNRLSNLSTRYQGLVSPDEFRSDLPWGDFEDRAVYVVDVANVDPQAQDLVFTRIVSQLRQRLEKGDLGVKHVIVVVDELNKYAPSDGQETYLKQTLLDISERGRYLGLVLFSAQQFRSQVHKRIVGNSATCIYGRMDMDELATPGYQVLTSATKEKLATLSKGQLMVRHPHFNQPIFVKFPRPNILRGPDGIKMFPPANDLPLEEAVWRNLNRLDGGVSRNDVSDIVSSAADTTEIVRAMNITLQRKPDDPVSHFRNCVRKKAGVQMTPDAKPSFIPVLDPDPNDPFQD; encoded by the coding sequence ATGGAGCAGGAAAACCTTATACAAGTCGGTCGAGTGGTAGCCACCGAGGCAAAGCCAAGCACTGCCTACAGTTTCAGCTTCTGGGCAGCCGAGGGCGATTGTAAAGTCGGCATCGGCACTCTGGTCATGGTCAAAAAGGGCGATCTTGAGGTCTACGGAGTCGTAGTGGAGGGGTTCGGATTTACCGATCTCAACTCAGCAATGAACGATTACATCGGCTCAGAGGGCGATCCGGGTTCTGAAGCTCCTACACTTCGCCATGAGGTGCGATGTTATACTGCGGCTGTGCTGCGTGTAGAGCCTGAGGAGCCGCTGCAGCCCGTGCCCGTAGCGCCTGTGTATCTGGCGGATGATTTAGTAGTCAGAAATGCCCTGCGCATGGACGGCTTCTGGGAAAAGAGCGGCATCCCGATAGGCCTGTATCAGAACGGCGACCTGCTCTCACCTGTTTACCTGGACTCCGAGTTCCTGCTCGGCCCCGAAGCGGCGCATCTCAATATTACGGGCGTCTCGGGGTTGGCCACCAAGACCAGCTCAATCGAGTTTATCCTGCTGAGCATTTTCGAGCACTTCAAGGACCATGATGACGACGGCATTGCGGTGGTCTGTTTCAATGTCAAGGGTCCCGATATGCTCTTCCTGGATTTTCCGGGCAAGGTCGATAAGTCCAGCCAATATCATGAGCTGTATAAGCAGCACGGCATAGATACGATAGACGACCGTGACGCCGAGATGTATAAGCTGCTCGGTATGCCGTGCGAGCCGTTCAAGAAAGTGAAGTATTTTGCGCCGTTCAAGTCCGACAGGGTGAACCTCAACACTCTGCGCACCAATGCCGACCTGGTCGGTGACGTCACGCCCCTCTCGTGGGGTCTGACAGATATTCTTGAGTTTACGGAAGTCGTGTTGAACCGTGACGATGTGGATGCCAAAGCCGATGCCCTGATCTCATATATCAAGGATCGTGTGGTTAATCAGACCATCGAGGTCAACGGCCAGCAGATCACCGTGCGCAACTTCCAGGACATGAACCACTGGTTCGATATGGTCTTAAAAGAAATGGAGCAGAGCAACCGTTCCGAATGGAAGACCCATCACTACGCCACCATCCGCAAGGTCTACAATCGCCTCTCGAACCTCAGCACCCGATATCAGGGTCTGGTCAGCCCGGACGAGTTCAGGTCGGACCTGCCTTGGGGTGATTTCGAGGACCGCGCAGTGTATGTTGTTGATGTCGCCAATGTCGATCCGCAGGCGCAGGATTTGGTCTTCACCAGGATCGTGAGTCAGCTCAGACAGAGGCTCGAAAAGGGCGATTTGGGCGTGAAGCACGTGATAGTGGTGGTGGACGAGCTCAATAAATACGCTCCGTCAGACGGTCAGGAGACCTACCTCAAACAGACCCTGCTCGATATATCCGAGCGCGGGCGTTATCTGGGGCTGGTGCTCTTCTCGGCGCAGCAGTTCCGCAGCCAGGTGCACAAGCGCATTGTCGGCAACTCAGCGACATGCATATATGGTCGTATGGATATGGACGAACTCGCCACACCAGGCTACCAGGTCCTCACCTCTGCCACGAAGGAGAAACTGGCGACACTCTCTAAGGGTCAGTTGATGGTCCGCCATCCGCACTTTAACCAGCCGATATTCGTGAAGTTCCCGAGGCCCAATATACTGCGCGGGCCGGACGGCATCAAGATGTTCCCTCCGGCGAATGACCTGCCTCTTGAGGAGGCTGTATGGCGGAATCTGAACCGTCTGGATGGCGGTGTAAGCCGCAATGATGTCAGCGATATAGTCTCATCAGCGGCTGACACGACTGAGATAGTGCGTGCGATGAACATAACTCTTCAACGCAAGCCCGATGACCCGGTCAGCCATTTCAGGAACTGTGTGCGCAAGAAAGCAGGCGTCCAGATGACACCCGATGCCAAGCCGAGCTTTATCCCTGTTCTCGATCCCGACCCGAACGACCCCTTTCAGGATTGA
- a CDS encoding DNA repair exonuclease, with translation MKIAHIADPHLGYRAYNRITSQGINRREADVFQAFRQALAKVIEIDPDVILIAGDMFHVVRPSNLTIQQTFREFTNLRNKTAAPVVIIGGNHDSPRSTDTGCILDLFANVPDVYVAHSEYVQVKLDNLHMSVFCLCHRALPNLNSLKIEPDTSSKYNVLMVHGTLEGVIHNAYDLYEIRRDQVISDAWDYIAFGHYHVFEELAPNAYYAGSTEYTSTNIWSETKQPKGLIEYDLDEHKLVDFHKIDTRDVIDLRPIDAAGVVAGDLNTMIQRKVESIKGGYEDKIVRLVVENLHRSVQADLDFSLIRQVRSEALHFELQLRPPSRDGRTLTSASESGAAKPLEEEWDEFAKVYDIPAGVDRERFVDLGRDYLIKMAQSE, from the coding sequence ATGAAAATCGCACACATAGCGGACCCCCATCTGGGCTACCGCGCATACAACAGAATAACCAGCCAGGGCATAAACCGCCGCGAAGCTGATGTCTTCCAGGCGTTCAGGCAGGCACTCGCCAAGGTAATCGAGATAGACCCGGATGTAATTTTAATCGCCGGGGACATGTTTCACGTCGTCCGTCCGAGCAACCTCACCATCCAACAGACTTTCCGCGAGTTCACCAATCTGAGAAACAAGACAGCCGCACCTGTCGTGATAATCGGCGGCAACCACGACTCGCCCCGCTCGACAGATACCGGCTGCATACTGGATTTGTTCGCAAACGTGCCGGATGTATACGTTGCGCACTCAGAGTATGTGCAAGTTAAACTCGATAACTTGCACATGTCTGTATTCTGCCTCTGCCATAGAGCGCTGCCGAATTTGAATTCACTCAAGATAGAGCCTGACACGTCGAGTAAGTACAATGTGCTGATGGTTCACGGCACACTCGAGGGCGTGATACACAATGCCTACGATCTTTATGAGATCAGGCGTGACCAGGTGATATCGGACGCCTGGGATTATATAGCCTTTGGCCACTATCACGTGTTCGAGGAGCTTGCGCCGAATGCATACTATGCAGGGTCGACAGAGTACACCAGCACCAATATCTGGAGTGAGACCAAACAGCCCAAGGGCCTGATTGAGTATGACCTCGATGAGCATAAGCTGGTCGATTTCCATAAGATAGACACTCGTGATGTAATCGACCTTCGCCCGATAGATGCGGCAGGTGTAGTCGCTGGTGACCTTAACACAATGATCCAGCGCAAGGTTGAGAGCATCAAGGGCGGTTATGAGGACAAGATTGTTAGACTTGTAGTCGAAAACTTGCACAGGTCTGTGCAAGCGGACCTTGATTTCTCACTAATACGCCAGGTCAGATCAGAGGCTCTGCATTTCGAGCTTCAACTTCGTCCTCCCAGCCGTGATGGCCGGACTCTTACTTCGGCGTCGGAGTCGGGTGCGGCTAAGCCTCTGGAAGAGGAGTGGGATGAGTTCGCGAAAGTCTACGACATTCCTGCAGGCGTCGACCGCGAGCGGTTTGTAGACCTTGGCCGGGATTATCTGATCAAAATGGCACAGTCAGAATGA
- a CDS encoding SMC family ATPase, producing MKLISLELKNFRQHIDSSITFTDGVTGIIGPNGAGKSTVLEALAWALYGAPAVRGTNDTIRTKASEGGAKVGVNLTFELGGSVYKVARTLDSHGKSGTAVLEVDGRPLRSGMTEVSESVTKLLGMDYRAFFTSFFTGQKALEFMASMDGRARAASIGKMLGYDRVTKARDKANEDRKGLNREIEGLEKGLADPEELKERKKEANARLAMAKSSLAEAERVQKTSAEAVDKLKPMKEASDQKSKRFDEISRRLEFDRADVKRSGDRMTQIKAELADMESKQKELDALAPKLDEFEQAKVEYRKLAELQKHEGDRQRLVGQIAAIEQDIKRLQSRERELARVDEGQLRASAALAAGEQALAKSEEMLRTAREQRIAQEHTDKAQINNLMSRQAEIEAKRAQIAEAGAKGACPTCERPLGDELPTVLANFDAQIKDITDQIAQVQSNTAARKSDSAQIQKMEAERANFAAQIEKLRNEKAAADALVAEKKSLGEQIHSRMAEHDSMRKQIESIPGGFDQTRYAELRKAGDELRPFHDRAIALKSALERLPAVRTEISELEAGLAARVKEIEESQKTLADLAFSPDDREKLMREYEEATAALNASALQLEREHGEVNIASALHTAIEREEEQYKSRMEGLKHKRSERLHLETLAQAMDKLRAELNDRIRPELEAIASELLAMMTDGRYDTLEINDSYQATIRDDGELKPVISGGEDDIVNLALRLAISQMIADRAGQSFSLLVLDEVFGSLDDSRRDNVISLLQNLKNRFEQIILITHVESIHDAVDNCLWVAFDERTKTSRLIDRIEQPLAGITL from the coding sequence ATGAAATTAATAAGCCTTGAACTCAAAAACTTTAGACAGCATATCGATTCGTCGATCACCTTCACCGACGGCGTGACCGGCATCATCGGTCCAAACGGCGCGGGCAAGTCCACAGTGCTGGAGGCTCTCGCGTGGGCGCTCTATGGCGCGCCCGCAGTCCGCGGGACAAACGACACTATCCGCACCAAGGCAAGCGAGGGTGGGGCAAAGGTCGGCGTGAACCTCACGTTCGAGCTTGGTGGTTCGGTCTATAAAGTGGCGCGCACGCTTGACAGTCATGGCAAGTCGGGTACGGCTGTATTGGAAGTCGATGGCCGTCCACTGCGCTCGGGCATGACTGAGGTTTCCGAGTCGGTCACAAAGCTGCTCGGCATGGATTACCGCGCATTCTTCACGAGTTTCTTCACGGGTCAGAAGGCTCTGGAGTTTATGGCTTCGATGGACGGTCGAGCGCGTGCGGCTTCTATAGGCAAGATGCTGGGTTATGACCGGGTCACCAAGGCTCGCGACAAGGCAAATGAGGATCGCAAGGGTCTGAACCGTGAGATTGAGGGACTGGAAAAGGGTCTTGCCGACCCGGAGGAGCTTAAGGAGCGCAAGAAAGAGGCCAATGCACGGCTTGCTATGGCTAAATCGTCTCTTGCCGAGGCCGAGAGAGTCCAAAAGACATCGGCTGAGGCAGTTGACAAGCTCAAACCGATGAAAGAGGCTTCGGATCAAAAGTCGAAGCGCTTCGATGAGATATCGCGCAGACTGGAGTTCGACCGTGCGGATGTCAAACGTTCCGGGGACCGCATGACCCAGATCAAGGCCGAGCTTGCCGATATGGAGTCGAAACAGAAGGAACTTGATGCTCTGGCGCCAAAGCTGGATGAATTCGAGCAGGCAAAGGTCGAATATCGAAAATTGGCGGAGCTTCAAAAACATGAGGGCGACCGCCAGCGTTTGGTTGGTCAGATTGCAGCGATTGAGCAGGATATCAAGCGTTTGCAGTCGCGTGAGAGGGAACTGGCTAGGGTGGACGAGGGTCAACTGCGCGCATCTGCGGCGCTTGCAGCGGGTGAGCAGGCTCTTGCCAAGTCCGAAGAGATGCTGCGCACGGCAAGAGAGCAAAGAATAGCACAGGAGCATACTGACAAGGCGCAGATAAATAATCTCATGTCACGACAGGCTGAGATCGAGGCCAAACGTGCACAGATTGCCGAGGCGGGAGCCAAGGGCGCATGCCCGACATGCGAGAGACCGCTTGGTGACGAACTGCCCACAGTACTAGCCAATTTCGATGCTCAAATAAAAGATATCACTGACCAGATCGCACAGGTACAGAGTAATACTGCTGCGCGTAAGTCTGACTCAGCGCAGATTCAGAAGATGGAAGCAGAGCGCGCAAACTTTGCAGCCCAGATCGAAAAGCTCAGAAATGAAAAAGCTGCTGCAGATGCGCTTGTTGCGGAGAAAAAGAGTCTTGGTGAGCAGATACATTCGCGCATGGCTGAACATGATTCCATGCGAAAGCAAATCGAATCGATCCCAGGTGGTTTCGATCAGACCAGGTATGCCGAACTGCGTAAGGCGGGCGACGAACTTCGTCCATTTCATGATCGTGCCATAGCCTTGAAGTCGGCTTTGGAACGCCTGCCTGCTGTCCGCACAGAGATTTCAGAACTTGAAGCAGGACTCGCAGCCCGGGTAAAGGAGATTGAGGAGTCACAGAAGACTCTGGCGGACCTTGCGTTTTCGCCGGATGACCGCGAGAAGCTCATGCGTGAGTATGAAGAGGCGACTGCCGCGCTGAATGCGTCTGCTCTTCAGCTCGAACGCGAGCATGGTGAGGTAAATATCGCGAGTGCGCTGCATACTGCAATCGAGCGTGAGGAGGAGCAGTATAAGTCCAGGATGGAGGGTCTGAAGCATAAGCGCTCGGAGCGCTTGCATTTGGAGACTCTTGCCCAAGCAATGGATAAGCTCAGAGCCGAACTCAACGACAGAATTCGCCCCGAGCTTGAGGCCATAGCAAGCGAGCTTCTGGCAATGATGACTGACGGCCGCTACGATACACTTGAGATCAACGACAGCTACCAGGCCACCATCCGTGACGACGGCGAACTCAAACCGGTAATTTCAGGCGGTGAGGATGATATAGTGAACCTGGCGCTGAGGTTGGCGATATCTCAGATGATAGCCGATAGGGCAGGGCAGTCTTTCTCACTGCTGGTTTTGGACGAGGTATTCGGTTCGCTGGATGACAGCCGCCGTGACAATGTGATATCTCTCCTGCAAAACCTCAAGAACAGATTCGAGCAGATAATCTTGATTACTCACGTAGAGTCGATCCATGATGCTGTGGATAACTGTTTGTGGGTAGCTTTTGACGAGCGTACAAAGACAAGCCGACTCATCGACCGCATCGAGCAGCCTCTGGCCGGCATCACGCTATAG
- a CDS encoding phenylacetate--CoA ligase has product MHYWNKDAECVDRGELDALRNYRLMKTVRHAYENVPAYKRKFDEIGLRPEHIRGIEDISKIPFTTKVDFRDNYPFGMYAVSMDKVVRVHASSGTTGKPVVVGYTQGDIGIWAECIARTLGAGGTTKGDIVQNAYGYGLFTGGLGAHCGAERIGASVVPISGGNTKRQIQIMQDFGSTVLCCTPSYAELIGETAHEMGVDTSKLPLKAAFLGAEPWTENMRRKIEELLNIDALDIYGLSEVMGPGVAYECLEKNGLHINEDHFIAEIVDPDTDEPLPPGSKGELVFTSLTKEALPILRYRTHDITYMFDEPCPCGRTFNRVHRIMGRTDDMLIVRGVNVFPSQIESVLMEMEGTEPHYMIVVDRSEGEMDTMEVWVEVSPELVSDEVRALEAMERKIAGELHSLLGISLKVKLVEPKSIARSEGKAKRIVDRRDLYK; this is encoded by the coding sequence ATGCATTATTGGAATAAAGACGCCGAATGCGTCGACCGAGGCGAGTTGGATGCGCTGCGCAACTATCGGTTGATGAAGACGGTCAGGCATGCTTATGAGAATGTTCCGGCCTACAAGCGCAAGTTTGACGAAATAGGCCTGCGTCCCGAGCATATACGCGGCATAGAGGATATCTCCAAGATACCGTTTACCACCAAGGTTGACTTCAGGGACAATTATCCATTTGGCATGTATGCGGTATCGATGGACAAGGTGGTCAGGGTCCATGCGAGTTCCGGCACGACAGGCAAACCTGTCGTGGTAGGCTATACACAAGGTGATATTGGAATATGGGCGGAATGTATAGCGCGCACGCTGGGCGCAGGCGGCACCACCAAGGGTGACATAGTGCAGAATGCGTATGGATATGGTTTGTTTACCGGTGGGCTGGGTGCGCACTGCGGTGCCGAGCGCATAGGTGCATCCGTAGTGCCAATCTCGGGCGGCAACACCAAGCGCCAGATCCAGATCATGCAGGATTTCGGGAGCACGGTCTTGTGTTGCACTCCCAGTTACGCCGAGCTTATCGGAGAGACTGCTCATGAGATGGGTGTGGATACTTCCAAACTGCCGCTGAAGGCTGCGTTTCTCGGCGCGGAGCCATGGACTGAAAATATGCGCCGCAAGATCGAAGAGCTGCTCAATATAGATGCTCTGGACATATACGGTCTGAGCGAGGTCATGGGTCCGGGCGTTGCGTATGAGTGTCTGGAAAAGAACGGTCTTCATATCAATGAGGATCATTTCATAGCCGAGATAGTCGACCCGGATACGGACGAGCCGCTGCCGCCGGGCAGCAAGGGCGAGCTTGTCTTTACCAGCCTGACAAAAGAGGCTCTGCCGATCCTTCGCTATAGGACTCACGACATCACATATATGTTTGACGAACCATGCCCCTGCGGGCGAACGTTCAACAGAGTTCACAGAATAATGGGCAGGACTGACGACATGCTCATCGTTCGCGGTGTTAATGTGTTCCCGAGCCAGATAGAGAGTGTCTTGATGGAAATGGAAGGCACTGAGCCGCATTACATGATCGTTGTGGACCGCAGCGAAGGTGAGATGGACACGATGGAGGTCTGGGTAGAAGTCTCTCCCGAACTGGTTTCGGATGAGGTTAGAGCACTGGAGGCCATGGAGCGCAAGATTGCAGGCGAGTTGCATTCATTGTTGGGCATTTCGCTGAAGGTCAAACTTGTGGAGCCAAAGAGCATAGCACGCAGTGAAGGCAAGGCGAAGAGAATTGTTGACAGGAGGGATCTGTACAAATGA
- a CDS encoding metallophosphoesterase: MSFRIAVIGDIHYKNISLDECAKRRSAIAHILLLRTVQRLNRYIKPDVTLILGDLIDDPDSPSALEELQTLKSITDRLDSRLIVIPGNHDPDADVFYSVFDRPSSITDIDDIRFVTFIDNEEPDSNASRSLADIKLMKSARNGHAGPIISLQHVPLFAPRSGPSPYSLTNAQEVWSAFDDNNCTLSISGHYHAGDNQVQNGTGKSIIVPALCESPFSFVEIEMDGDAVSTRQHQLSLPPELKLIDYHVHTPFAYCQENMDPELTVQLADEFGLGGFVFTEHSGQLYFDLPTFWNAEFMQDGLATDHGHQDRLSDYFELASHYCPPAYLGLELDCDYSGKPVVRPEDMQKIQVRLASIHWLEELKKSEPDMDKASDEMLRRLSVMFEHGIDILAHPFRIFHGTKNKVPERLVDPLVRLLREHNVAAEINFHNQITSEEFVIKCVESGVKLAFGSDSHNLYEVGEHYPHLQLMERCGYNNSDLPHILIQAPDISES, encoded by the coding sequence ATGTCCTTTAGAATAGCAGTGATTGGTGATATTCATTACAAGAATATCTCTCTGGATGAATGCGCCAAGCGGCGCAGCGCAATAGCTCATATTCTTCTTCTTCGCACGGTTCAGAGGTTAAATAGATACATAAAACCCGACGTTACGCTCATCCTGGGAGACTTAATAGACGATCCAGACAGCCCAAGCGCCCTCGAAGAGCTTCAAACACTGAAAAGCATAACTGACCGACTCGACAGCCGGCTCATTGTGATTCCCGGCAACCATGATCCTGACGCGGATGTCTTCTACAGCGTTTTTGACAGACCTTCGAGCATAACCGACATAGATGATATAAGGTTCGTAACTTTTATAGATAATGAAGAGCCGGATTCCAATGCCAGCCGATCATTAGCCGATATAAAGCTCATGAAGAGCGCGCGCAATGGGCATGCAGGGCCTATCATATCCTTGCAGCATGTGCCGCTCTTTGCTCCGAGAAGTGGCCCCAGCCCATATTCGCTGACCAATGCACAGGAAGTCTGGTCTGCGTTTGACGATAACAACTGTACGCTCTCGATAAGCGGGCACTATCATGCGGGTGATAATCAGGTTCAAAATGGAACCGGTAAATCAATAATCGTCCCGGCTTTGTGTGAATCTCCATTTAGCTTTGTTGAGATAGAGATGGACGGCGATGCAGTAAGCACACGTCAGCATCAGCTTTCTCTGCCGCCGGAGCTGAAGCTGATTGATTATCATGTCCACACACCGTTTGCATACTGCCAGGAGAATATGGATCCCGAGCTTACAGTGCAACTGGCTGACGAGTTCGGGTTGGGCGGTTTTGTATTTACTGAACATTCCGGCCAATTGTATTTCGACCTTCCAACGTTCTGGAACGCAGAGTTTATGCAGGATGGACTGGCAACAGACCACGGCCATCAGGATCGACTGTCAGATTATTTTGAGCTGGCAAGTCATTACTGTCCACCTGCATATCTTGGGCTGGAGCTAGACTGTGATTATTCCGGCAAACCGGTTGTCCGCCCAGAGGATATGCAAAAAATACAAGTGAGGCTTGCTTCCATACACTGGCTGGAGGAATTGAAAAAGAGCGAGCCTGATATGGATAAAGCAAGCGATGAGATGCTGCGCCGCCTATCGGTGATGTTTGAGCACGGAATCGATATACTCGCACATCCGTTCAGAATCTTTCACGGGACGAAGAACAAAGTTCCTGAGCGCTTGGTTGATCCACTTGTTCGGCTGCTGCGTGAGCACAATGTTGCTGCAGAGATCAACTTTCACAACCAGATTACCAGCGAGGAGTTTGTGATCAAGTGCGTTGAGTCGGGTGTGAAACTTGCTTTCGGCAGCGATTCGCATAATCTCTATGAGGTGGGTGAACACTATCCACACCTGCAGCTTATGGAGAGATGTGGTTATAATAATTCCGATCTACCGCATATTCTCATACAAGCACCTGATATTTCGGAGTCATAA
- a CDS encoding ACT domain-containing protein produces the protein MKVSQLSVFIENKSGRLADVTRTLADSGINVRALSIADTIDYGLLRLIVNDPAQAKSVLTKAGFTVALTEVLAIEVPDKPGGLAGIIDAFAECGLNIEYMYAFVGASGENAIVIFRVEKVDEAITSLQKKGVKILDGETLYAI, from the coding sequence ATGAAAGTAAGTCAGCTATCTGTATTTATAGAAAACAAATCAGGTCGTCTTGCGGATGTAACTCGGACTCTGGCGGACTCTGGTATCAATGTGCGTGCATTATCGATTGCCGACACCATCGATTATGGTCTTCTCAGGCTTATAGTCAACGATCCTGCCCAGGCGAAGTCGGTACTGACGAAGGCAGGTTTCACTGTTGCGCTGACAGAGGTGCTGGCAATTGAGGTTCCCGACAAGCCCGGTGGTCTGGCCGGAATAATAGACGCATTTGCCGAGTGCGGCCTAAACATCGAGTATATGTATGCATTTGTCGGTGCTTCCGGCGAGAACGCGATAGTGATATTCAGGGTCGAAAAGGTCGACGAGGCTATTACGTCTTTGCAGAAGAAGGGCGTCAAGATCCTCGACGGCGAGACACTATATGCAATCTGA
- a CDS encoding NAD-dependent deacylase, with protein sequence MADKEQSQDQLIDILKKSRNVFVFTGAGVSKESGLPTFRDLDGEWTKYDPMTFATLDGFLHNPVMVWNLYRTRQKQIAAAQPNPGHVAIAQMESYYPEFLLCTQNVDDLHERAGSRKIVKIHGDVTKVRCIDCGRTHMVADYDFPDEFDDDSLPKCSGCGGLCRPDIVWFGEYVPQEAFIASTMAATECDLMLIVGTSGEVSGGYGFAERAIHHGAKIVEVNPTQGALTHYAHFWIPEPAGVALPHIWELVTA encoded by the coding sequence ATGGCAGATAAAGAGCAGTCACAAGACCAACTGATAGACATTCTCAAAAAGTCCAGGAATGTCTTTGTTTTTACGGGAGCCGGTGTCAGCAAGGAGTCGGGCCTGCCCACATTCAGGGACCTCGACGGCGAGTGGACCAAGTATGATCCAATGACTTTTGCCACACTCGATGGTTTTCTGCATAACCCGGTTATGGTCTGGAACCTATATCGTACCCGCCAAAAGCAGATAGCAGCAGCCCAGCCCAATCCCGGTCATGTGGCCATAGCTCAGATGGAGAGTTATTACCCGGAGTTTCTGCTGTGCACTCAGAATGTCGATGATCTGCATGAGCGCGCGGGCAGCCGTAAGATAGTGAAGATTCATGGCGATGTAACAAAGGTCAGGTGCATTGACTGCGGACGGACTCATATGGTGGCGGATTATGATTTCCCCGATGAATTTGATGATGACAGCCTGCCGAAGTGCAGTGGATGTGGAGGATTGTGCAGGCCGGATATAGTGTGGTTCGGCGAATATGTTCCTCAGGAAGCGTTTATTGCCTCGACTATGGCCGCGACCGAGTGCGACCTGATGCTTATTGTCGGCACGTCCGGGGAGGTCTCAGGCGGATACGGGTTTGCCGAGCGTGCGATACACCACGGCGCGAAGATAGTCGAAGTCAACCCCACTCAAGGCGCACTCACACACTATGCGCATTTTTGGATACCCGAACCTGCCGGTGTCGCTCTTCCGCACATATGGGAGCTTGTGACGGCATAA
- a CDS encoding DUF4365 domain-containing protein, which translates to MPKTRDTDFVERMGVHHTGDIFARAGVIFRETQCSDTGIDAEIELVHDGYASGQLAKLQIRSGDSRLDLSSKTFKFSDNLEHYEYWARYTLPTIGVVYSPSLDTAVWFDLSEQSRHIVSTQGPYTINIPLTNNSRLDVKNISGSLSDIIESFSIQPASLSAVKEVSVDAANDHIVGPDGLTKEQAWKYLTNVLLTSDSASDVRAEAGYRLSLYFPAVSEELQKFFVERISNATDKEIANIVIAIQDALSSEQDDVADLIIDLLSYMPYPVEKLKEIGYKRIVSEEALEALIQSVEVMSQEFDSDFRNEILNIYRTVDTSKD; encoded by the coding sequence ATGCCAAAGACAAGAGATACAGATTTTGTTGAAAGAATGGGCGTGCACCATACAGGTGATATTTTTGCACGTGCTGGAGTTATTTTTCGCGAAACTCAATGCAGTGATACTGGCATTGATGCAGAGATAGAACTGGTGCATGATGGATATGCGTCAGGGCAATTGGCAAAATTGCAGATAAGGAGTGGTGATTCACGATTAGATCTTAGTAGTAAAACATTCAAGTTTTCGGATAACCTAGAGCATTATGAATATTGGGCAAGATATACACTTCCAACAATTGGAGTAGTTTATAGTCCATCTCTTGACACAGCGGTCTGGTTTGATTTGTCTGAACAATCAAGGCATATAGTAAGCACTCAAGGACCATATACGATAAACATTCCTCTGACTAACAATAGCCGTTTGGATGTGAAGAACATATCGGGTTCATTGTCGGACATTATTGAGTCATTCTCGATTCAGCCAGCCTCTCTATCTGCAGTAAAAGAAGTTTCGGTTGATGCTGCCAACGATCACATTGTCGGACCAGATGGACTTACCAAAGAACAAGCATGGAAATATCTTACAAATGTATTGCTTACATCTGATAGTGCGTCTGATGTCCGAGCAGAAGCTGGGTATCGCTTGTCCTTGTACTTCCCGGCAGTTTCAGAAGAATTGCAGAAGTTCTTTGTAGAGCGAATATCTAATGCCACAGATAAGGAAATTGCCAACATAGTGATTGCCATTCAAGATGCGTTGTCTTCAGAGCAAGACGATGTAGCAGACCTGATAATTGACCTTTTGTCTTATATGCCATACCCCGTGGAGAAGCTAAAGGAGATAGGATATAAGCGTATAGTGTCGGAAGAAGCTCTGGAAGCGCTTATTCAATCAGTGGAAGTAATGTCGCAAGAATTCGACAGTGATTTCCGAAATGAAATACTGAATATTTATAGAACAGTGGACACTAGTAAAGACTAA